From the genome of Rhododendron vialii isolate Sample 1 chromosome 10a, ASM3025357v1:
GTCACATGCCACACTCACTCATTCCGTACCGTATTCCAAACGTGTCGTGAACGTATTCTGCGCTGTTGAATTGACACAGCTAGACCCAAGCTCGGATTTTTGTGGAAAATAGCAAGTATGGGAGAAAAGATTGTACTCAATTGGGAGAATTGACAGGCCACAGGTTCCTTTTGGAATTGGCAACCGAACGTCAACCCATGTGTGTGCTTTGACAATTACAGCTAGCACAAACACTAGAAGCAGACATTCGATACGTGCTTTTGTCCCCATTCCCCTCTATTCCTATTCATGCATGTGTAGCGCTCCTTTGAAGAGTGAGTTTTCGGATTCGTCTTCTATGAATAGAAGGTTGGTCCTTGACGTAATCTATCTAATAATTACTAACATACTAATAtctattgtttaaaaaaaaaaaggcagatTATGAAAATTGACCGAAAACTAGGTATATACCAAAATCTGAATAAGATAACTGAATTTAGCCCTTTATAAATCTTACTAATAGTCAATTTTAGAGAATAATTATTTAGACAGAGGAACCAGAAAAGCTAGATGAGAAATTCATGAGCTCGGCCTCATGAATCATGATAAAACTTTGCTTAACCAAAGATTACGAGTTTGTGAATGTCTATTTGAGCTGTTAAATGAACCAAGTCTCTGGTGCTTGACTCGTGCTCGGTTCGTTAAAAACTAATTCGAATTTGTTTTTTATAATGAAAAAAGCCGAGATGAGCAGTCTAGATTCGGACCGTCCGGTCAAGTCCAAAATGAGGACTGAAGAGTATccgaacaaaataaaatcagaTTTCCCTGTGCGGATTGGGAGTTGCTGTAGTCTGACAACAACACTCCAACAGATCCGAATGTCCATCTCGATATGAGGGGCTTGGATTTAATTCGAGCTCCTACAAATTCAAGTCATCCattgtttggatgaaaatctgagccatccattgtcgagatggacggccggattaaccgcactacacgtgtagtgcgggtGTGCAGTACAGCACCCCCAGATGCACTATAGCACCCCCGGATCCCTCATGTGCACCGAACAAATTGCCAGAATTGGAGCTGTTCAGTTACTATAATTGAAAGGAAAGCCAAcgggggatgctgccaagcggcTGATCCGGCCTTTCATCTCGACAATTCACGGTTCAGATTTTGATTGAGcaatgaacggtttagatttgtATGTGCTTAaattcaatctgaaccgtctgTGCCAAGATGAACCGCCGAATGCCGCTCGGCACCCCGTTGGCAACACTTTTCCTTTCCCTCACCTAAATTTCCTTTCCTGTGATGACAATTATCAGTTTCccgtccttttcttttttctctggCAAACACTTTTGAGAAGCATTCTCACATTTGCTTTACCAATGCCCACCTTTTGATTCACCTTTTCTCACAAGCCAAAAGAGAGCGACATGAACAAAGACAGATTGAATGGTCCCTTGCAAATATAATGATTTCAACTTTATCTCCAAAGTGAAGCAACAAGAGGCCTTTCCTCAACTACCGCAGAGAGCCGTTCGTATGATCTTagtcatccaaaagtgttttaatggttcaaatttagaagaagaaaaaactcgTTAGGAAGAATTTTCTAAAATCTAGACAGTTAAATGCAAAGACGAACGATTGAGATGTAACGGAAGAGACGAGtccaaaaggaaaaacagaatGGCAAAAACAGAAACATCACCACCTTCTTTTCATGTGATCCTCTTCCCATTGCATAAAAAACCATGTGAAAAGTATCCAAACTACAGCAGTGAAATCCTGAACAAATTAGAGTACCAAAAAGCAGgccgaaagagaaaagaagaaaaaactagcATAGATTACAGCCAAAGAGTGATGCAAATAGAagtaacaaaacaaacaaaccaagaaaagaaaaacccaccATAATCAACACCAAAAACTATACCCAAACTTCTCATCACCTACCATCGGAAGAGGTAAACGATTCCGCGAATCCATAAGGCCGAGTTGGGATACTCGTCTGAGTATTATCCAAGCTCGGTgggaacgaagaagaagaagaatctaaaTGACTTCTTCCTTCAAAATCTTGCCACTTCTTCAGAGCTTGTGGCAAagacatctcaaaatcaattccgTAAACATCCTCTGAGCTTTGGTCCGACGGTTTCCAGAGTTCCACCAAGGATGAGAGCACGTTCACTGCGTGGCCCATGTCGGGTCTCTGATAGGGCTCCCTTGCGCAGCAGTGGCCTGCCAGCTCAGCGACGGTGCTGATGCTGGCTAGGGTTTCTTCGGTGAGGTCGATTGAGGGGTCTATGGCCTTTCGGAATGTGTCCTTGTTTAGATGCACTCTTCGGAACCATGTCACAAGGTGCATGCTTTCCTCCGGTTGGCTCTCATCGAGTGCTTTTCTTCCGGTGATTAGCTCCATTAGaatcacaccaaaactgtaGACATCGACTTTGGTAGTCACTCGCCCCGTCACTGCAATAAACAACTTTGAAAATATGATGTTTTTCTAGGAAGAATTCAATGcaaataaaaagagaacaagTTGTACGCTCATGATCATGGAGTTCAATTCTGTTAGCTAAGTTGTCATGTCAGAAAGGGGAATAAGAGGTGAATCATTTAACATGATAGTGATGGCATAACTATCCGtcaaaaaattgggaaaacacTAATGATCATACGGGTAGTCATTTCAAGCaacgaaaaagaaagaaatttgcaCAAAATGTTCAAACAGAATTTGGTGGCCTTTGGTGGTACAATCATTTTAAACCGAAACACCCACACCGTTGTGAGTTCTTCGTACAAATTTTCTTCTGCAACCGTTTGCCTAAACATAAAGCTGATGCAACTACTTCCTACTGAGTAGACTACCAAAGAAGCTAAAGATCATTCTAGTGAGTTCTTTCTATGCACTATTTGTTGGTAAATCATTTGCCTAATTATAAAGTGTGACTGAGTAGACTACAAAAGAAGCTAAAAAATGTCTAGTTGATGTTGATTTAAGGACCCAGTTTGGTGAGTAAGTAGATAATATTTGACAAAGGTGCCAGTACTGTCACTTAAAGTCATCTAAAATTCTAAATAGCCTGTTTATAGAGTCAGTTTTGAGATGAAAGGAAAGAAACAGGTCATTTGTCCCAACATTTTCTCATAGCATCCATACTAGTCAAGGATGAAAATGTACCAACTCTGCTACTTTCAAAAGATGGACCCTAAGGTGTAAATGCAAACCCAATTTTGCAACAGGAAATCGAAATGGGAATCCATTAGCTAATTTAATTTTGGCATCAAGGTTTTCTATCATTAGCAATTTAGCGAAAAATAAGCATCACCACCATTTAGTTACTCGTAAAAGGTTTGCTGAATTGAAGCATAACAAGTAACAATGGAAATAATCATAAATTGTAAACTGACCTTAACTAATATGGAAAGCTGAACAACTGAACAAGTATATATACCTGCATATTCTGGTGCAAGATATCCAAAAGTTCCAGCAATCCTTGTTTCAATAGAGCCTTTTCCCTCGGGAGCAAGACGAACAAGACCAAAATCCGCAACCTTAGCCCTCATATCATCCCCAAGAAGAATGTTAGAGGGCTTTAAGTCTCTGTGTATAAAGCTTTGATGAGCCAAACTGTGGAGGTACTCCACACCCCTTGCCACATCCAAAGCCAGTGTCAATCTTTGTGTCCATTCCAatggtttcaacccctcttcagcCCAATTGAACACATGCCTACTAAGTGTCCCTTGAGGCATGTACTCATATACAAGTAACCTTTCATTCCCGTCCAAACAGTAACCAAGAAGAGCGACAAGGTGCCTGTGTCGAACCTTGGTCAAAACAGCAATTTCAGACTTAAACTCCGCCAACCCTTTTCCCGCAATTACCCCGGACTCCATTCTTTTCACTGCAATTTTCGTTCCATCGTGTAACTCCCCTTTGTAGACCGTCCCAAATCCTCCTTGTCCTAAGATATTGTCTTGACTGAAATTGTTTGTCACGTTTCTCAGGACTTGGATTGAAATTACCATATTACCAGCCTCGACCATTTGGATGTCACTGGTCTCACTGCTTGGAACAGTGTGGGTCTCACTAACTGCACCCACACTAACACTTGATCCAGCAACTGTGATTTTCACACCCTCGTTATCAGAAAATGATTGGGGATGGACAACCATTGCATTAGGGCTTTGTACTCTCGTAAACCTCTTTTGCTTCTTGTTGTACCAACAGAAAGCAGCCAAACCAatcaagaaaatcaaaatgAGTCCCACAATTAGCGAAAATACCAGAATTCCGATCCAATGCCTAGATTTCTGACCACTTTTAGAACTGCCATTATTTCCACCATTTGGCAACACACCTGAAGATGAAGAATTACTGTTCTCCTTTCCAATATCCGGGTTACCATGTGTATTCATTATCACATTACTCTTAAATGCTGGTACCTTTCCGTAAAGGTTgttattttccaaatcaatttcACTAAGCGCAGGCAGAGTGGTAAGCTCTTCTGGAATAGTACCGGTGAGATTATTATCCGCAAGAATCAATCTTTGCAACGATTTAATCGAGGCAAATTCAGGAGAAATGGTGCCATTTAGACCCATATTCTGAAAATTAACAATGGTAATGTTCCCACCATTACAAGTAATCCCAAACCAATCCGCACAAGGATCATTTCCCTTCCAACTCTCAGCAAACTTAACCGGGTAGTCCATGGATTTCACAATGGAAATCAAAGTATTCACTCTCAGGTCACAATCACCGGGTTGAGGCAAACAAAAGCTATTACTATCCACTCCCATATCCACTGCAACTGAGTCATTAAACTTGGGCAttggtccttgtaaaaaattattgGTCAAATTGACAACTTGTAATGACCCAAGATTCACCAAAGAAACCGGTACAGGACCCGTGAATGAGTTATCCCTTAAACTCAAGACTTCCAACCCCTTTAACCTCGAAAAATCGGGCAATGGACCGGAAAATGAATTGGAATGCAACCAAACCTCCTTCAACAATGTCATGTTTCCAATAACCTCAATCCCACCACTTAGCCCCTGCCCATTGACCCACAAAGACTCGATTTGCGACCCGGAAAAAGCCGCTGGCAATCCCCCTTCTAACCCATTGAAAGCCAAATGCAAATTAACCATGCTGGGAAACCCATCAGGCCCCAAAAAGGCCGGTATTTCTCCAGTTATATTCGCCGAATTCGCAGAGAAATTCTGGAGGGAGGAAGCATTCAACATACTTCGTGGGATTTCCCAAGCGGAAAATGGGTTATTACCAATGTCAACAGATTGAAGTGCTGACAAACCCATAAAGAAATCACTAGGGATTGAAGTAAACATGTTATTAGCAAGCATTAACACTTGTAATGAGCTCAACCCGTTTAAGCTAGGCAAAGGACCCGTTAAGTTGTTCCATTGGAGCTCTAACCGCTGCAACTCAGTGAGGTTTGAGAGGGTTGGAGGGAGATTACCTTGGAGGTTCTGGCGCCCGATTTGGATCCGGGTTACCCGGTTGTCATTTGAGCAGTCCACGTGGCTCCACTTGCACGGATCCGGGTCGGACCACCCGAGAGTATCGGGTGGGTTTAAGCTGTTCTTGAGAGATAACATGGCTTCAGCATCAGCTGGGTTGGTTTGGGATACTACTCCAAACGTGAAGATTGAAGAAAACCCAATGAGGCAAATGAGTAAGAGGTTAAAACCCAGATGGATTTTCATCTTTGGAAGGagctgtagagagagagagagagagagagagagagagagagagagagagaaatgggttgCTATGAGGTGGTGTAGGAGGAATGGGTTCAAGGGTTTAGAGAGGCATTGGATGCTGAAGACAGAGGATGatggagaggggagagagaaggcCAGAAGGGggagagggaaggagagagaggattgatgAGAGTGGAGTAGGAAGGGGCAAGTAGGGACTTGGACCTGGTATGAGAGTAATTATTTGGTGTTCCCGAATATCATGTGACGTTGTTTACGTGGTACTTCCAATTACGTAACGACAAGTTGCTATTAtcattcattctttttttttttgtcaatattatATAGTTAGCGAGGTTAGTAAAATGTTAATCAACGGAAGACTCAGAGGCTGTCTATAGCCCTGATACCTCAAATCCAGCCCATCGTGAGACTCGAACTTTAGCCACTACGGAGGGGAACATGAACTTACCAACTGTGCTAGCTTGGCAGTTCTCATTCACCTTCGTTAGGCGGTCAGAAAAACAAGGAGTAACCCACTGCTTGTGCCGACAATATTTTATTTACGGAAAGTACCAAATCACAATGTCACACGATAATATGGGATACTAGCTGAGGGGGTATGAGTAATGCACATGATTGTGGG
Proteins encoded in this window:
- the LOC131302667 gene encoding receptor protein kinase TMK1 → MKIHLGFNLLLICLIGFSSIFTFGVVSQTNPADAEAMLSLKNSLNPPDTLGWSDPDPCKWSHVDCSNDNRVTRIQIGRQNLQGNLPPTLSNLTELQRLELQWNNLTGPLPSLNGLSSLQVLMLANNMFTSIPSDFFMGLSALQSVDIGNNPFSAWEIPRSMLNASSLQNFSANSANITGEIPAFLGPDGFPSMVNLHLAFNGLEGGLPAAFSGSQIESLWVNGQGLSGGIEVIGNMTLLKEVWLHSNSFSGPLPDFSRLKGLEVLSLRDNSFTGPVPVSLVNLGSLQVVNLTNNFLQGPMPKFNDSVAVDMGVDSNSFCLPQPGDCDLRVNTLISIVKSMDYPVKFAESWKGNDPCADWFGITCNGGNITIVNFQNMGLNGTISPEFASIKSLQRLILADNNLTGTIPEELTTLPALSEIDLENNNLYGKVPAFKSNVIMNTHGNPDIGKENSNSSSSGVLPNGGNNGSSKSGQKSRHWIGILVFSLIVGLILIFLIGLAAFCWYNKKQKRFTRVQSPNAMVVHPQSFSDNEGVKITVAGSSVSVGAVSETHTVPSSETSDIQMVEAGNMVISIQVLRNVTNNFSQDNILGQGGFGTVYKGELHDGTKIAVKRMESGVIAGKGLAEFKSEIAVLTKVRHRHLVALLGYCLDGNERLLVYEYMPQGTLSRHVFNWAEEGLKPLEWTQRLTLALDVARGVEYLHSLAHQSFIHRDLKPSNILLGDDMRAKVADFGLVRLAPEGKGSIETRIAGTFGYLAPEYAVTGRVTTKVDVYSFGVILMELITGRKALDESQPEESMHLVTWFRRVHLNKDTFRKAIDPSIDLTEETLASISTVAELAGHCCAREPYQRPDMGHAVNVLSSLVELWKPSDQSSEDVYGIDFEMSLPQALKKWQDFEGRSHLDSSSSSFPPSLDNTQTSIPTRPYGFAESFTSSDGR